A genomic window from Martelella lutilitoris includes:
- a CDS encoding D-sedoheptulose-7-phosphate isomerase has translation MTASLEEEMAAHFAMDAEMRTRLPDIIAIADAIWQSVCAGGCVYVFGNGGSAAEALHFSGELIGRYKTNRRPLPATCLSADVSALTCIGNDFSFDAVFARQVTALAGPRDIVIAFSTSGRSENIRSGLAAAWAKGAKTVLFTGQNGAEIAKDCSLAFISPHTMTARIQEMHQLAMHLICARLETLVAESENV, from the coding sequence ATGACGGCAAGCCTGGAAGAGGAGATGGCGGCCCATTTTGCCATGGACGCGGAAATGCGGACTCGCCTTCCCGATATCATCGCCATCGCTGACGCGATCTGGCAGAGCGTCTGTGCGGGCGGCTGCGTCTATGTGTTCGGCAATGGCGGTTCGGCCGCGGAAGCGTTGCATTTCAGCGGCGAGCTGATCGGCCGCTACAAAACCAACCGGCGCCCCCTGCCCGCGACCTGCCTCTCCGCCGACGTTTCGGCGCTCACCTGTATCGGCAACGACTTCTCCTTCGATGCCGTTTTCGCCCGCCAGGTCACGGCCCTTGCCGGACCGCGGGATATCGTCATTGCCTTTTCCACCAGTGGCCGGTCGGAAAACATCCGTTCAGGACTTGCCGCCGCCTGGGCAAAAGGGGCCAAAACCGTTCTCTTCACCGGCCAGAACGGTGCCGAAATCGCGAAGGATTGCAGCCTCGCCTTCATTTCACCCCACACGATGACCGCCCGCATTCAGGAAATGCACCAGCTTGCCATGCACCTGATCTGCGCCCGTCTGGAAACACTCGTCGCGGAGAGCGAAAATGTCTGA
- a CDS encoding alpha-mannosidase encodes MSEQKSRFAAIHMVGHAHLDPVWLWRWTEGYQEARATLTAAVALLEEFEDYVFTFEQVAVVEWIRESDPKLFSRLRDLVVSGRIAMVGGWWVEPDCNLPNLESFVRQGLIGQRYLLEHFGGIANVGLNADPFGHSAALPQVLAGHRIASYCFLRPGPHEIDMPHTLFEWQGLGGASVAAYRIPHEYCTTAENVDRHMESAISKIGAALEDEAMVFYGVGNHGGGPTRRNLKSIEALDADGRFGRLIMSGPDRFFEERRNSGKPMPVHEGELQRHAAGCYAAFAKIKQMNLKAETALLEAERYATLSAATQGVSYPSEKLDEAWKTLLFNQFHDILPGSSILPACEDAVHALGGVIATADRVTNRALQIAARDVAIPADEETQPLIVFNPHPFEAEITAELELSFLPGNWIVSAEDGEETPWQKIRADATIREEDIFRDRYRARIAFPARVPAFGHKLYRVRRTDAPQAIPQFQARAHGTTIENAHLRVTINPQTGWLDEFVTLADGQDLAPAKGAIHTVVSADGSDTWGHRVETYVGQGRQFEVESIHIEDAGPVRASIRVNARLGRSRLSELFVLDSNARSLEIRTEIDWHEELHLLKLRYPTAVSADTARYQMQYGYVERPADGLEYPGQRWVSVAGADGKRISVINNAKYAYDCVDGDIGITAARSPVFAWHDPRELRDNEHYNYQDQGLQRFSVRLLPQTGDDMDEASRLAEMMVMPPRVMMESFHPGDMPATRGLISGLEETPGLRLTALKPWEDDPSTTVMRFVNDTSGPIAARLGLDFAGGHLLSLALEPFEIRTLAVTRSGEIITLDLLEFEPDRKLHLLSEGI; translated from the coding sequence ATGTCTGAGCAGAAATCGCGTTTTGCCGCCATTCACATGGTCGGCCATGCCCATCTCGATCCCGTCTGGCTGTGGCGCTGGACAGAAGGCTATCAGGAGGCCCGCGCGACGCTGACAGCAGCCGTCGCGCTTCTTGAGGAATTCGAGGACTACGTCTTCACCTTCGAACAGGTCGCGGTCGTGGAGTGGATCCGCGAGAGCGACCCCAAGCTTTTCTCCCGGCTTCGCGACCTCGTCGTTTCCGGGCGCATCGCCATGGTCGGCGGCTGGTGGGTCGAACCGGACTGCAATCTGCCGAATCTCGAATCCTTCGTGCGCCAGGGTCTGATCGGCCAGCGCTATCTGCTTGAGCATTTCGGGGGCATCGCCAATGTCGGCCTCAATGCCGACCCCTTCGGCCACTCCGCGGCCCTGCCACAGGTGCTTGCCGGCCACCGGATCGCCTCTTACTGCTTCCTGCGCCCCGGCCCGCACGAAATCGACATGCCGCACACGCTGTTTGAATGGCAAGGGCTGGGCGGCGCCTCGGTTGCCGCCTACCGGATCCCGCATGAATACTGCACGACGGCGGAAAACGTCGACCGGCATATGGAATCCGCCATCAGCAAGATCGGCGCAGCGCTTGAGGACGAGGCCATGGTCTTCTATGGCGTCGGCAATCATGGCGGCGGCCCGACCCGGCGAAACCTGAAGAGCATCGAGGCGCTTGATGCAGACGGCCGGTTCGGCAGATTGATCATGTCCGGCCCCGACCGCTTTTTCGAGGAGCGCCGGAACAGCGGCAAGCCCATGCCGGTTCACGAGGGCGAGCTGCAGCGCCACGCCGCCGGGTGCTACGCGGCCTTTGCGAAGATCAAGCAGATGAATCTGAAGGCAGAAACAGCCCTTCTGGAGGCGGAGCGCTATGCCACGCTTTCCGCAGCCACACAGGGAGTCTCCTACCCCAGCGAAAAACTCGACGAGGCATGGAAGACGCTGCTCTTCAACCAGTTCCACGACATCCTGCCCGGAAGCTCGATCCTTCCCGCCTGCGAAGACGCGGTCCATGCCCTTGGCGGCGTGATCGCGACGGCGGACAGAGTCACCAACCGCGCCCTGCAGATCGCGGCCCGCGACGTCGCCATACCGGCAGACGAGGAAACACAGCCGCTCATCGTCTTCAACCCGCATCCGTTCGAAGCCGAGATCACCGCGGAACTGGAACTATCCTTCCTGCCGGGCAACTGGATTGTCAGCGCCGAGGATGGCGAGGAAACGCCCTGGCAGAAGATCAGGGCCGATGCCACCATCCGCGAGGAAGACATCTTCCGCGACCGCTATCGCGCCCGCATTGCCTTCCCCGCCAGGGTGCCGGCCTTTGGCCACAAGCTCTATCGCGTGCGCAGGACCGATGCGCCGCAAGCCATACCGCAGTTCCAGGCACGCGCTCACGGCACCACCATCGAAAACGCGCATCTGCGGGTGACGATCAACCCGCAGACCGGCTGGCTTGACGAATTCGTCACTCTTGCCGACGGGCAGGATCTTGCCCCTGCCAAAGGCGCCATCCATACCGTCGTATCGGCCGATGGTTCCGACACCTGGGGCCACCGGGTGGAGACCTATGTGGGCCAGGGCCGCCAGTTCGAAGTCGAGAGCATCCACATCGAGGATGCCGGCCCCGTTCGCGCCTCGATCCGGGTCAATGCCCGCCTCGGACGATCGCGCCTGAGCGAGCTCTTCGTGCTCGACAGCAATGCCCGCTCGCTCGAAATCCGCACCGAAATCGACTGGCATGAAGAACTGCACCTTCTGAAGCTGCGCTACCCGACGGCTGTTTCGGCCGATACGGCCCGCTACCAGATGCAATATGGCTATGTGGAGCGGCCCGCGGACGGTCTCGAATATCCCGGCCAGCGCTGGGTCAGCGTCGCCGGCGCGGATGGGAAGCGGATAAGCGTGATCAACAATGCCAAATACGCCTATGACTGCGTCGACGGCGATATCGGCATCACCGCCGCGAGAAGCCCTGTCTTTGCCTGGCATGATCCCCGCGAGCTGCGTGACAACGAGCATTATAACTACCAGGATCAGGGCCTGCAGCGCTTCAGCGTCCGGCTCCTGCCCCAGACGGGCGATGATATGGACGAGGCGAGCCGGCTCGCCGAGATGATGGTCATGCCGCCCCGGGTGATGATGGAAAGCTTCCATCCCGGAGACATGCCCGCGACGCGCGGGCTGATTTCCGGCCTTGAGGAAACGCCCGGCCTGCGGCTGACGGCGCTGAAACCCTGGGAAGATGATCCCTCGACGACCGTGATGCGCTTCGTCAACGACACGTCCGGCCCGATCGCGGCCCGGCTTGGGCTTGACTTTGCCGGCGGCCATCTGCTTTCGCTCGCCCTCGAACCTTTCGAAATCCGTACGCTGGCCGTCACGCGCTCCGGCGAGATCATCACCCTCGATCTTCTCGAATTCGAACCCGACCGCAAACTTCACCTCCTGTCCGAAGGGATCTGA
- a CDS encoding dihydrodipicolinate synthase family protein, translating to MARQPEIWPPLLTPFLENGEIDFDAIQGLVDFYVARGVSGLLVTGLSAEPLTMNDAERAAVIRAAVRAVAGRVPVAASVFCKEGEGWPEAIARVRAIGGVDCAVLLTGHLVAEGESDEAFLACLEAIIADSSGDLGLYEAPRPYKRLISDRALACAAESGRFIFLKDTCCDLARIKSRIEIVGGSRLKLMNAEVATFRASFKAGADGFCGLMANVFPDMLERAATEETDALSLLLTAGDMALEQSYPGSAKALLSENYGVGLTSFSRVLGRLTTRSDCTGLFALDEYFNRYQKTR from the coding sequence ATGGCCCGCCAACCCGAAATCTGGCCGCCTCTCCTCACCCCGTTTCTCGAAAACGGGGAGATTGATTTTGATGCCATTCAGGGCCTCGTCGATTTCTATGTCGCGCGCGGCGTTTCCGGCCTGCTGGTCACCGGACTTTCTGCCGAACCGCTCACGATGAACGATGCCGAGCGCGCCGCGGTTATCAGGGCCGCTGTCCGCGCGGTTGCGGGAAGGGTTCCCGTCGCCGCCTCGGTGTTTTGCAAGGAAGGCGAAGGCTGGCCTGAGGCAATTGCGCGCGTAAGGGCGATCGGCGGCGTCGATTGCGCCGTGCTTTTGACCGGACATCTGGTCGCGGAGGGCGAAAGCGACGAGGCTTTTCTCGCATGCCTTGAGGCAATCATCGCAGATAGCAGCGGCGATCTCGGTCTCTACGAGGCGCCCCGCCCCTACAAGCGGCTGATCTCGGACAGGGCTCTTGCCTGTGCGGCTGAGAGCGGACGCTTCATCTTTTTGAAGGATACATGCTGCGATCTTGCGCGAATCAAGAGCCGGATCGAGATTGTCGGCGGCAGCCGGCTGAAGCTTATGAACGCCGAGGTGGCAACATTTCGGGCCTCGTTCAAGGCCGGTGCGGACGGATTCTGCGGTCTCATGGCCAATGTGTTTCCGGACATGCTTGAGCGGGCGGCGACCGAGGAGACCGATGCGCTCTCACTGCTGCTGACTGCCGGAGATATGGCCCTGGAGCAGAGCTATCCCGGATCTGCCAAGGCACTGCTCAGCGAAAATTATGGGGTCGGCCTGACCAGTTTCTCACGCGTTTTGGGGCGGCTGACGACGCGCAGCGACTGCACCGGTCTTTTCGCTCTTGATGAATACTTCAACAGATACCAGAAAACGCGCTAA
- a CDS encoding LacI family DNA-binding transcriptional regulator, which translates to MADKRVTIGDIAEAVGLSTSTVSRALSGKGYVAADVKARIVAAAQKIGYVPDLNARNLRQGSSTQIGLVVSSILDPFYAELATGFQEVARAEGYEVILIIDRADPKEQKAAVKSLIAMGVSAIAITPVSAEAVASVRDFGRPVLQIDRSVSDDNALVAGDNRAGGKMATEHLIGFGHERIALLIDHDEWTTGRARIEGWREAFTERGLAVPDDLIFKLGSSDVEITAGLDRFVGALKSRSITAIFSANSVVSQRLYVALGKHGVRVPEDVSVVAYDDALWMTMVTPTISAVSQHVEEMGRHAAELLIRQIGAGRKGPWPVRTFVQPSLIARSSVLALHSG; encoded by the coding sequence ATGGCAGATAAGCGCGTCACGATCGGCGATATCGCGGAGGCGGTCGGTCTTTCGACCTCGACCGTCTCGCGCGCGCTCAGCGGCAAAGGCTATGTCGCGGCAGACGTCAAGGCGCGCATCGTCGCGGCGGCGCAGAAGATCGGCTATGTGCCCGACCTCAATGCCCGCAATCTCAGGCAGGGCTCCAGCACACAGATCGGCCTCGTGGTCTCGAGCATTCTGGACCCTTTCTATGCCGAACTTGCAACCGGTTTTCAGGAGGTTGCGCGAGCAGAGGGCTATGAGGTCATCCTGATCATCGATCGCGCCGATCCGAAGGAGCAGAAGGCGGCAGTGAAATCGCTGATCGCCATGGGTGTTTCGGCAATCGCGATCACGCCGGTCTCGGCCGAAGCGGTGGCGAGCGTGCGCGATTTCGGCCGACCGGTCCTGCAGATCGACCGCTCCGTCAGCGACGACAACGCCCTTGTCGCAGGCGACAACCGGGCCGGCGGCAAGATGGCGACCGAACATCTGATCGGCTTCGGCCATGAACGGATCGCACTCCTCATCGATCACGACGAGTGGACGACGGGGCGCGCGCGCATCGAGGGCTGGCGCGAAGCCTTCACGGAGCGCGGACTTGCCGTGCCGGACGACCTCATCTTCAAGCTCGGCTCCTCGGATGTAGAGATTACCGCCGGGCTCGACCGTTTTGTTGGCGCGCTGAAATCAAGGTCGATCACCGCGATCTTCTCGGCTAACAGCGTCGTCTCGCAACGCCTTTACGTGGCGCTTGGCAAGCACGGAGTGCGCGTTCCAGAAGATGTCTCGGTGGTGGCCTATGACGATGCGCTCTGGATGACGATGGTGACCCCGACCATCAGCGCCGTCAGCCAGCATGTCGAAGAAATGGGCCGTCATGCTGCGGAATTGCTCATCCGACAGATCGGCGCGGGCCGCAAGGGCCCTTGGCCCGTTCGTACCTTTGTTCAACCGAGCCTGATAGCGCGCTCCAGCGTGCTCGCTCTGCATAGCGGGTGA
- a CDS encoding IclR family transcriptional regulator has translation MKDDQTARGKSRGDEGLKSLSKVVRILECFSVNDRALSLATICQRTGFPKSTTHRLVASMREVGFLDQDRERDSYRLGLRLFEFGDIVLANLDVRREARPMMESLQHMTGQTVHLAVFDGMQAVVIHRVGTGNESHTKAGMIENAPVHCTSIGKAILAFQTEDAVERVIAAGLSRYTDQTMTDPDDLRRALAEIREKGYAVDNEEHQPGLRCLGAPIHDQNGRVFAGISVNGPAWQIPENEIPDLAKIVVYQARVISQRLGWHD, from the coding sequence ATGAAAGACGATCAGACAGCACGGGGGAAAAGCAGAGGCGACGAGGGGTTGAAGTCGCTGTCGAAGGTGGTGCGCATCCTGGAGTGCTTTTCGGTCAACGACCGTGCATTGTCGCTTGCGACGATATGCCAGCGGACTGGGTTTCCGAAGAGCACGACGCACCGGCTTGTGGCTTCCATGCGGGAGGTCGGGTTTCTGGATCAGGACAGGGAACGTGACAGCTATCGCCTGGGGCTCCGTCTGTTCGAGTTCGGCGATATCGTGCTCGCCAATCTCGATGTGCGCCGAGAAGCCCGGCCGATGATGGAATCTCTTCAGCACATGACCGGCCAGACCGTTCATCTGGCTGTTTTCGATGGAATGCAGGCCGTTGTCATCCATCGTGTGGGGACCGGAAACGAAAGCCATACCAAAGCGGGCATGATCGAGAACGCGCCGGTGCATTGCACGAGCATCGGCAAGGCGATCCTCGCATTTCAGACGGAAGACGCCGTCGAGCGTGTGATTGCGGCGGGCCTGTCACGCTACACCGACCAGACAATGACCGATCCCGATGATCTGCGAAGGGCTCTGGCCGAAATTCGCGAGAAGGGCTATGCCGTGGACAATGAGGAGCATCAGCCAGGACTGCGATGTCTCGGCGCTCCGATCCACGATCAGAACGGCCGCGTATTCGCCGGCATCAGCGTCAACGGCCCGGCCTGGCAGATTCCCGAAAACGAAATCCCGGATCTGGCCAAGATCGTCGTCTATCAGGCGCGTGTGATCTCCCAGCGCCTTGGTTGGCACGACTGA
- a CDS encoding tripartite tricarboxylate transporter substrate binding protein has product MNILKTLLATTVVVVGGISAACAEYPERPITLIVPWGAGGGTDATGRILATLMEEELGQPINVVNRTGGGSVIGHKAIADADPDGYTLGIITTELSMFHWLGTSELTYKDFTPLGLYNADPSAVVVRTDGPFDSMDALTAAIEENAAAIRAGGANQGGVNHLAYVTLVNELDGDRAFWVPTEGAAPALQLLASGAIDVGVVQLPEAQGLIDAGELKALSILGTERDPAHPDLPTIKESTGIDFPINGWRGLGGPSDLPDNVSATLIEVMADVVSSPAFADLMAKRSYGVVWEGGDAFVDYLAQRDEAFGKAMNAAGLVKD; this is encoded by the coding sequence ATGAATATTCTGAAGACGCTTCTGGCGACGACCGTGGTCGTCGTCGGCGGTATTTCGGCAGCGTGCGCCGAATACCCGGAACGGCCGATCACGCTGATCGTGCCCTGGGGCGCAGGCGGCGGAACGGATGCCACCGGACGGATCCTGGCAACGCTGATGGAAGAAGAGCTGGGCCAGCCGATCAATGTCGTCAACCGCACCGGCGGCGGCAGCGTCATCGGCCACAAGGCAATCGCCGACGCCGATCCCGACGGTTACACGCTGGGCATTATCACCACGGAACTGTCGATGTTCCATTGGCTCGGCACATCCGAACTGACCTACAAGGATTTCACGCCGCTCGGCCTTTATAACGCCGACCCGTCCGCCGTGGTCGTCAGAACGGACGGCCCGTTCGACAGCATGGACGCGCTTACCGCCGCGATCGAGGAAAATGCCGCGGCGATCCGGGCCGGCGGCGCCAATCAGGGCGGAGTCAATCATCTGGCCTATGTCACGCTGGTGAACGAGCTTGACGGCGACAGGGCATTCTGGGTGCCGACCGAAGGCGCCGCTCCTGCCCTGCAATTGCTGGCATCCGGAGCGATCGATGTCGGCGTCGTCCAGCTTCCCGAGGCTCAGGGATTGATCGATGCCGGCGAACTCAAGGCGCTGTCGATCCTCGGCACCGAGCGCGATCCGGCACATCCGGACCTGCCGACCATCAAGGAAAGCACCGGTATCGACTTTCCGATCAATGGCTGGCGAGGCCTCGGCGGGCCAAGCGACCTCCCCGACAACGTCAGCGCGACGCTGATTGAGGTCATGGCCGATGTCGTCAGCAGCCCCGCATTCGCCGACCTGATGGCCAAGCGCTCCTACGGCGTCGTGTGGGAAGGCGGCGACGCCTTCGTCGACTACCTCGCCCAGCGTGACGAGGCCTTCGGCAAGGCCATGAACGCCGCCGGTCTCGTCAAGGACTGA
- a CDS encoding tripartite tricarboxylate transporter TctB family protein: protein MSDTSPEDDNADRVAIGVPDTVLGLLFVIGGVVLAVTGTRMEGLGGMTIGGGTLPIIIGCAFVLAGGILAFQGRAEIAMLRRHAAVLFKREDFTWFPATVLVSLGLYTLLLESVGFLPLTFLFILLMIRIGGGGLVRGSLYAAFLTMFIYVLFVNGLRVPLPVGILG, encoded by the coding sequence ATGAGTGACACCTCACCAGAAGACGACAATGCAGATCGCGTCGCCATCGGCGTTCCGGACACCGTCCTTGGATTGCTTTTTGTGATCGGCGGCGTGGTTCTGGCTGTCACCGGAACGCGGATGGAAGGGCTCGGCGGCATGACGATCGGCGGGGGAACCCTGCCCATCATCATCGGCTGCGCCTTCGTTCTGGCGGGCGGCATCCTGGCGTTTCAGGGACGCGCGGAAATCGCGATGCTGCGTCGTCATGCGGCCGTGCTGTTCAAACGCGAGGATTTCACCTGGTTTCCGGCCACCGTGCTGGTGAGCCTTGGCCTCTATACCCTGCTTCTGGAATCCGTCGGCTTCCTGCCGCTTACCTTCCTGTTCATCCTGCTGATGATCCGCATCGGCGGCGGCGGCCTGGTACGCGGCAGCCTCTATGCAGCATTTCTGACGATGTTCATCTACGTCCTCTTCGTCAACGGACTTCGCGTTCCGTTGCCGGTCGGCATTCTCGGGTGA
- a CDS encoding tripartite tricarboxylate transporter permease codes for MHVFLEAIELVITPYTLLVICAAATFGLFVGAIPGLTATMATALLVPFSFYMDPVPAIAAIVACTTMAIIAGDIPGALMRIPGTPASAAYVDEAYAMTKAGRPAKALGISICSSSVGGMIGFVALLFIAPALGKIALQFSSFEYFWLAMLGLSCAALISSGSKVKGTLSLLLGLFIATVGLDPLTATPRFSFGWTELMGGISFIPAMIGMFALSEILRHKASESGKREPIMKIGNPLAGMVGTLWRHKFNVLRGSAFGTVIGALPGAGGDLGAWISYAISKKFSKTPEKFGTGHSEGLVEASATNNAALSSAWIPAMVFGIPGDAVTAIAVGVLVMKGMNPGPTIFVNNPQNFYAVMIVFALANLLIIPLGWLAVRFSRSIFRLSRTYLNASILAFCIVGSYAVNNSVFGVGVMLAMGVIAFILESKGFPIAPIILGIVIGPLVEKNFLTSMIIADGNFLGFFERPIAAGLGLFTIAIWVLPLIVRGVSQTRKLAGATGGIANTDRGSQ; via the coding sequence ATGCATGTCTTTCTCGAAGCAATCGAACTTGTCATCACGCCCTATACATTGCTGGTGATCTGCGCCGCAGCGACTTTCGGCCTTTTCGTCGGGGCCATTCCCGGCCTCACCGCCACGATGGCGACGGCGCTGCTTGTGCCTTTCTCCTTCTACATGGATCCGGTTCCCGCCATCGCAGCAATCGTGGCCTGCACCACGATGGCCATCATTGCGGGCGACATTCCCGGAGCGTTGATGCGCATTCCCGGCACCCCGGCCTCCGCTGCCTATGTCGACGAGGCCTATGCCATGACCAAGGCCGGCCGGCCGGCGAAGGCGCTGGGCATTTCCATCTGCTCGTCTTCGGTTGGCGGCATGATCGGCTTTGTCGCCCTGCTCTTCATCGCGCCGGCCCTCGGCAAGATCGCACTGCAGTTTTCAAGTTTCGAATATTTCTGGCTGGCCATGCTGGGGCTGTCATGCGCGGCGCTGATCAGTTCGGGAAGCAAGGTCAAGGGTACGCTTTCGCTGCTTCTCGGCCTGTTCATCGCAACCGTCGGCCTCGACCCGCTGACGGCCACGCCCCGCTTTTCCTTCGGCTGGACGGAACTGATGGGCGGCATCAGCTTCATACCGGCCATGATCGGCATGTTCGCCCTGTCCGAAATCCTCCGGCACAAGGCCAGCGAGTCCGGCAAGCGCGAACCGATCATGAAGATCGGCAACCCTCTTGCCGGTATGGTGGGCACGCTTTGGCGTCATAAGTTCAATGTGCTTCGCGGCAGCGCGTTCGGCACGGTGATCGGCGCTCTGCCCGGCGCCGGCGGCGATCTCGGCGCCTGGATTTCCTATGCCATCTCGAAGAAATTCTCGAAAACGCCGGAAAAATTCGGGACCGGACATTCCGAAGGACTGGTAGAGGCCTCCGCGACCAACAATGCCGCGCTGAGTTCGGCGTGGATCCCGGCCATGGTCTTCGGCATTCCCGGCGATGCTGTCACGGCCATTGCCGTAGGTGTTCTGGTGATGAAGGGCATGAATCCGGGCCCGACAATCTTCGTCAACAATCCCCAGAACTTCTACGCGGTCATGATCGTCTTTGCGCTGGCGAACCTGCTGATCATCCCGCTCGGATGGCTTGCCGTACGCTTTTCGCGCTCGATCTTCCGCCTGTCGCGCACCTATCTCAACGCCTCCATTCTCGCCTTCTGCATCGTCGGCTCCTACGCGGTCAACAACTCGGTCTTCGGTGTCGGCGTGATGCTGGCGATGGGCGTGATCGCCTTCATTCTCGAGAGCAAGGGGTTCCCGATCGCTCCAATTATCCTGGGCATCGTGATCGGGCCGCTCGTCGAGAAGAACTTCCTCACATCAATGATCATCGCCGACGGGAACTTCCTAGGCTTCTTCGAACGCCCGATCGCCGCCGGACTGGGCCTCTTCACGATCGCCATCTGGGTGCTGCCCCTGATCGTCAGAGGCGTCAGCCAAACCCGCAAGCTTGCCGGCGCGACCGGCGGGATCGCCAATACCGACCGGGGCTCGCAGTAA
- the dapA gene encoding 4-hydroxy-tetrahydrodipicolinate synthase gives MYNKDTYGRVLIPLVTPYGEDQSVDHGKLAALATHLVDNGFADSLILSGTTGEFHTQTFAERVAILETVKKAVGGRVPLIAGVGCTSTIETIALGKEAEKLGFDTVMVVAPYYTKPAQQEIHNHFVKVSESLPALNIMLYNIPIFTGVNIDPDTVGKLAALDNIVAIKEEAELNPKQMTAFLNATPEDFIVYNGDDTMVLEAFTQGGEKRIGGVVSGASHVVGDYIRKMIDTFLAGNIAEAAAMQRKLYPLLKVMGINGRTNPVCLWKEAIRLTGGDAGLPRLPLTPGTPEEVEAVRKALSDFGIL, from the coding sequence ATGTATAACAAGGACACTTACGGCCGCGTTCTCATCCCGCTCGTCACCCCTTACGGCGAAGACCAGAGCGTCGATCACGGCAAACTCGCGGCCCTCGCAACCCATCTGGTCGACAACGGCTTTGCCGACTCGCTTATCCTGTCAGGCACCACCGGCGAGTTTCACACACAGACATTCGCCGAACGGGTCGCCATTCTCGAAACGGTCAAAAAGGCGGTCGGCGGCCGCGTTCCGCTGATCGCCGGCGTCGGCTGCACCTCGACGATCGAAACGATCGCGCTCGGCAAGGAAGCAGAGAAGCTGGGCTTCGACACGGTCATGGTCGTAGCGCCCTACTACACCAAGCCGGCGCAGCAGGAGATCCACAACCACTTCGTCAAGGTTTCCGAATCGCTTCCGGCCCTCAACATCATGCTCTACAACATTCCGATCTTCACCGGCGTCAACATTGACCCCGATACGGTCGGCAAGCTTGCAGCGCTCGACAATATCGTGGCCATCAAGGAGGAGGCAGAACTCAATCCCAAACAAATGACCGCTTTCCTCAACGCCACGCCGGAAGACTTCATCGTCTATAATGGCGACGACACCATGGTTCTCGAAGCCTTCACGCAAGGCGGCGAAAAGCGGATCGGCGGTGTCGTATCCGGAGCTTCCCACGTAGTCGGCGACTATATTCGCAAGATGATCGACACTTTTCTGGCAGGCAATATTGCCGAGGCCGCGGCGATGCAGCGCAAGCTCTATCCGTTGCTGAAGGTCATGGGAATCAACGGTCGCACGAACCCGGTATGCCTCTGGAAAGAGGCCATCCGTCTGACCGGCGGGGATGCAGGCCTGCCGCGCCTGCCCCTGACCCCGGGCACGCCAGAAGAAGTCGAAGCTGTTCGAAAAGCCCTTTCCGACTTCGGCATCCTCTGA
- a CDS encoding dihydrodipicolinate synthase family protein codes for MKKGTSFHGIIPPVVSTFTRDEEIDTALYRREVRYLLDAGVHGISPGGSTGEGAALTNAELVQMIEIIKSENRAGVPIVAGVARCSTAAAIETAMAAKKAGADALMVTPTFYNVLVPDAAGNKRFYGAISEAVGLPIIIYNVVPQNEISSELFSELLDIENVIGVKQSVGGIMAMYDMRIACGDRGMVYAATDEMLHSCFALGADGAISAILALFPRLSVRMWDLTRAGKYDEALKIQNRLYPLWKIVRGPQFPARMKAAAGLLGRDCGFSKSPMSDVPEELVDRMSAILKGVKDE; via the coding sequence ATGAAAAAAGGTACATCATTCCACGGGATCATTCCACCCGTCGTCTCGACCTTCACCAGAGACGAGGAGATCGATACGGCACTCTATCGCCGCGAGGTTCGCTACCTGCTGGATGCGGGCGTCCATGGCATTTCGCCCGGCGGGAGCACCGGCGAGGGCGCGGCCCTCACAAATGCCGAGCTGGTGCAGATGATCGAGATCATCAAATCGGAAAACCGTGCGGGCGTTCCCATCGTCGCCGGCGTCGCCCGCTGCTCCACCGCTGCGGCGATCGAAACCGCTATGGCGGCCAAGAAGGCCGGCGCGGATGCGCTTATGGTCACGCCGACATTCTACAATGTCCTGGTGCCGGACGCGGCCGGCAACAAGCGCTTTTACGGCGCAATTTCCGAGGCGGTCGGCCTGCCGATCATCATCTACAACGTCGTGCCGCAAAACGAGATCTCGTCCGAACTCTTTTCCGAGCTGCTCGACATCGAAAATGTCATCGGCGTCAAACAGAGCGTCGGCGGCATCATGGCCATGTACGACATGCGGATCGCCTGCGGCGACCGCGGCATGGTTTATGCCGCGACCGACGAAATGCTCCATTCCTGTTTCGCGCTCGGCGCCGATGGCGCGATCTCTGCCATTCTGGCGCTTTTCCCCCGCCTTTCGGTTCGCATGTGGGACCTGACGCGGGCCGGAAAATACGACGAGGCGCTCAAGATTCAAAATCGCCTCTATCCCCTCTGGAAGATCGTGCGCGGACCGCAATTTCCCGCCCGCATGAAGGCCGCAGCTGGGCTTCTCGGGCGCGATTGCGGCTTCTCGAAAAGCCCGATGTCCGACGTGCCGGAAGAACTGGTCGACCGGATGTCGGCAATTCTGAAAGGCGTGAAAGACGAATAG